In Thermoplasmatales archaeon, one genomic interval encodes:
- a CDS encoding adenosylhomocysteinase gives MKYKVKDISLAKEGEKIFEWAQQNMPVLSSIKEDFKREKPLKGIKISACLHVTKETAVLIMALREGGAEISLCGSNPLSTNDAIAAYLAKKGINVFAWRGNHEEYYWCIEKALEIKPNITMDDGGDLITTIHTKRRELIKNVIGGTEETTTGVKRQIAMEKEGVLSYPLVAVNDSFTKYLFDNRYGTGQSTIDGILRTTSLLLAGKKFVVAGYGWCGRGLAMRARGMGAKVIVCEVDEIRALEAVMDGFEVMQMKEAASIGDIFVTVTGNKHVISGKEIMKMKDGAILANSGHFDNEIDVEWLEREKVKKEKVRENLDAYTLKNGKKIYLLAEGRLINLAGAEGHPPEVMDMSFSNQAMAVKWLVENKGKLENKVYRLPEEIDRDVARRKLKTMGIKIDKLTEEQKKYLASWKEGT, from the coding sequence ATGAAATATAAAGTGAAGGACATAAGTTTAGCAAAGGAAGGAGAGAAAATTTTTGAATGGGCTCAGCAGAATATGCCTGTTTTAAGTAGCATAAAGGAAGATTTTAAAAGAGAAAAACCTCTGAAAGGGATAAAAATTTCCGCTTGCTTGCATGTTACAAAAGAAACCGCGGTGCTTATAATGGCATTGCGAGAAGGAGGGGCAGAGATTTCACTCTGCGGTTCAAATCCTCTTTCAACAAATGATGCAATAGCAGCATATCTTGCAAAAAAAGGAATAAATGTTTTTGCATGGCGTGGAAATCATGAAGAATATTATTGGTGCATAGAGAAAGCTCTCGAAATAAAGCCTAATATAACAATGGATGATGGAGGGGATTTAATAACAACAATACATACTAAAAGAAGAGAACTTATTAAAAATGTTATAGGAGGAACAGAAGAAACAACAACAGGAGTGAAGAGGCAAATTGCAATGGAAAAAGAAGGAGTGCTTTCCTATCCTCTTGTGGCGGTAAATGATTCTTTCACTAAATATTTATTTGATAACAGATATGGAACTGGGCAGAGTACAATAGATGGCATCTTAAGGACAACCTCTCTTCTGCTCGCAGGAAAAAAATTTGTTGTTGCGGGCTATGGGTGGTGCGGGAGGGGGCTGGCGATGAGGGCGAGGGGGATGGGAGCTAAGGTAATTGTCTGCGAGGTGGATGAGATAAGGGCGCTTGAAGCGGTTATGGACGGGTTTGAAGTTATGCAGATGAAGGAAGCTGCTTCCATAGGAGATATATTTGTAACTGTTACTGGGAATAAGCATGTTATCAGCGGGAAGGAAATTATGAAGATGAAGGATGGGGCAATTCTCGCAAATTCAGGGCATTTTGACAATGAAATAGATGTTGAATGGCTTGAAAGGGAAAAAGTAAAGAAAGAGAAAGTGAGGGAAAATCTCGATGCATATACCCTGAAAAACGGGAAGAAAATTTATTTGCTGGCGGAAGGAAGACTTATAAATCTTGCAGGCGCAGAAGGGCATCCTCCCGAAGTGATGGACATGTCATTCTCAAATCAGGCAATGGCGGTCAAATGGTTAGTTGAAAATAAGGGAAAGCTTGAGAATAAAGTTTATAGGCTACCAGAAGAAATTGATAGAGATGTTGCAAGAAGGAAGCTGAAGACAATGGGAATAAAAATAGACAAACTTACAGAAGAACAAAAGAAATACCTCGCAAGCTGGAAAGAAGGCACATGA
- a CDS encoding NAD-dependent deacylase: protein MKEVANEIKKSKFCIALTGAGISTESGIPDFRSKDGIWSRYDINEYGTIESFIRNPSKVWRLFEEMIKSFSEAKPNKAHLSLAEMEREGIIKAIITQNVDNLHAKAGSKNIIEFHGNFSILKCIKCGKKYELEKMVRICECGGLVKPNIIMFGEEIPKDAIEKSFELAEKCDLILVVGTSCSVYPAGYIPIIAKRNGAKIVEINKEETEITHLADYVLRGKCGEIISKIFEEIKNLH from the coding sequence ATGAAGGAAGTGGCGAATGAAATAAAAAAATCAAAATTCTGCATAGCTCTTACCGGAGCAGGTATCTCAACTGAATCTGGAATACCTGATTTTAGAAGCAAAGATGGGATATGGAGTAGATATGATATAAATGAGTATGGAACAATAGAAAGTTTTATCAGAAATCCTTCTAAGGTATGGAGGCTTTTTGAAGAAATGATTAAAAGCTTTTCTGAAGCAAAGCCAAATAAAGCCCACCTCTCTCTTGCTGAAATGGAAAGGGAAGGAATAATAAAGGCAATAATAACCCAAAATGTAGATAATTTGCATGCAAAAGCTGGAAGCAAAAACATTATTGAATTTCATGGAAATTTTTCAATTTTGAAATGTATTAAATGCGGGAAAAAATACGAATTAGAAAAAATGGTAAGAATTTGTGAATGCGGTGGATTGGTTAAACCAAATATTATAATGTTTGGTGAGGAAATTCCTAAAGATGCAATAGAAAAATCCTTTGAGCTTGCGGAAAAATGCGATTTAATTCTTGTAGTTGGAACAAGCTGCAGTGTTTATCCCGCTGGTTATATCCCAATTATTGCAAAAAGAAACGGGGCTAAAATTGTAGAAATAAATAAAGAAGAGACTGAAATAACCCATTTAGCGGATTATGTTTTGAGGGGTAAATGTGGAGAGATAATTTCAAAAATTTTTGAGGAAATTAAAAATTTGCATTGA
- a CDS encoding DNA replication complex GINS family protein, producing the protein MLTYEKLRNIDEMERNSSSLTKIDIDFYSQAISYIEEIERRIEKEKENPSQKLMILSDELRNTKRLLQSIFERREKKIVSFALHSARTGKDIPENMTNEEKIFYEELLNVITNYRKKIFERKKDFAIVRIKKEIPPFVGNDMKKYALSKEDVVCLPYNIAKLLLERDAVEEINANF; encoded by the coding sequence ATGCTCACTTACGAAAAACTTCGCAACATAGATGAAATGGAAAGAAATAGTTCTTCATTAACAAAAATTGATATTGATTTTTATTCTCAGGCAATTAGCTATATAGAAGAAATTGAAAGGAGGATAGAAAAGGAGAAGGAAAACCCTTCTCAGAAATTAATGATTTTATCAGATGAGTTAAGAAATACAAAAAGATTGTTGCAGAGCATATTTGAGAGGAGAGAAAAGAAAATAGTTAGCTTTGCCCTTCATTCCGCAAGAACTGGGAAGGATATACCAGAAAATATGACAAACGAGGAAAAAATTTTTTATGAAGAGCTTCTGAATGTGATAACTAATTATAGGAAAAAAATTTTTGAGAGAAAAAAAGATTTTGCGATTGTAAGAATAAAAAAAGAAATCCCTCCTTTTGTTGGAAATGACATGAAAAAATATGCATTAAGCAAGGAAGATGTTGTATGTTTGCCATATAACATAGCTAAATTACTATTAGAGAGGGATGCAGTAGAAGAAATCAATGCAAATTTTTAA
- the priS gene encoding DNA primase catalytic subunit PriS produces MNFLKRKFFSYYIHPKIIFPSRIERREYAFIPFGGEMHRHLAFSSREKILDYLKSEIPAHAYYSSAYYSNPSAERMDEKKWMGADLIFDLDADHLPNSDKMSYEESLEEVKKEAIKLLSFLTDDFGFSENEIEIYFSGSRGYHFHVKNSRILSLGAQERREIVDYVTGRGLIIENFLKEKVIPRGKFTDKTIEIDIKEGWKKRFANALANFFKEIKTKEKKEAINELVNIGASKKTAEEIYDLLTDERIKRIEEGKIDQATPFKRIIKPLIEKIFISLQSGADEPVTSDIKRLIRLPGSLHGKSGLRVAKVESIEDFEPLRDAVVFGEEEVEVNVFKPFKIRMMENNFDIKEGKEKLPEYLAVFLIARGFATI; encoded by the coding sequence ATGAATTTTCTGAAGAGAAAATTTTTTTCATATTACATCCATCCAAAAATAATTTTTCCGAGCAGAATTGAGAGAAGGGAATATGCTTTTATTCCTTTTGGCGGGGAGATGCACCGCCATCTTGCTTTTTCTTCAAGGGAAAAAATTCTTGATTATTTGAAAAGTGAAATTCCAGCACATGCCTATTATTCATCCGCATACTATTCAAATCCATCTGCGGAAAGAATGGATGAGAAAAAATGGATGGGAGCGGATTTGATTTTTGATTTAGATGCGGATCATCTCCCGAATTCGGATAAGATGAGTTATGAGGAGTCGCTTGAGGAAGTAAAAAAAGAAGCAATTAAGCTTTTATCTTTTCTGACAGATGACTTTGGTTTTTCAGAGAATGAAATAGAAATATATTTCAGCGGGAGCAGGGGATACCATTTTCATGTAAAAAATAGCAGAATTTTATCGTTAGGTGCTCAGGAAAGGCGGGAAATTGTGGATTATGTTACTGGAAGGGGATTAATAATTGAAAATTTTTTGAAGGAAAAAGTTATTCCAAGAGGAAAATTTACTGATAAAACAATTGAAATTGATATAAAAGAAGGATGGAAAAAGAGGTTTGCAAATGCCCTGGCGAATTTTTTTAAAGAAATAAAAACAAAGGAAAAGAAGGAAGCAATAAATGAATTGGTTAATATAGGGGCGAGCAAAAAAACCGCCGAAGAAATATATGATTTGCTAACAGATGAAAGAATTAAGAGGATAGAAGAAGGAAAAATTGACCAGGCAACTCCTTTCAAGAGAATAATCAAGCCATTAATAGAAAAAATCTTCATTTCATTGCAAAGCGGGGCGGATGAGCCAGTTACTTCTGATATAAAAAGATTGATACGCCTGCCCGGCTCCCTTCATGGAAAAAGCGGGCTGAGGGTGGCGAAAGTTGAATCAATTGAAGATTTTGAACCATTGAGGGATGCGGTTGTTTTTGGTGAAGAAGAAGTGGAGGTAAATGTTTTTAAGCCATTTAAAATAAGGATGATGGAGAATAATTTTGATATTAAAGAGGGGAAAGAAAAATTGCCGGAATATCTTGCGGTTTTTTTAATTGCTAGAGGGTTTGCAACTATTTAA
- a CDS encoding DNA primase large subunit PriL, with product MELIKISRYPFLSEAREWVKNREVSIEEIIEDMIYERARRRGMERVKQAIIEGIVKDAPLVNEIDFEMEIYSYAIARMIVVAFENDYALRRYALAEAKGAYEKMKEEDEEIIYEILKEFKIEHMDGKIHFSDYLKYAPTWDSKWKLVNREMSKGYVKLTKQEIARILQEAISKKIYHELAYMYAPPEIKKIFGEEINLLKNKISFKKEFKKEKSISDFPPCISSVISSINSGKNVPHVARFTLVAFLNEIGMSEKEILALFSKSPDFNEEKALYQIHHITGKISSTVYAVPKCSTIRTWGFCFPDEKCKGIFHPLVYYRRKK from the coding sequence GTGGAATTGATAAAAATTTCTCGCTATCCATTTCTTTCAGAAGCAAGAGAATGGGTTAAAAATAGAGAAGTAAGCATAGAAGAAATAATTGAAGATATGATATATGAAAGAGCAAGGAGAAGGGGCATGGAAAGAGTAAAGCAAGCAATAATTGAAGGAATTGTTAAAGATGCTCCATTGGTGAATGAAATAGATTTTGAAATGGAAATTTATTCATATGCAATTGCAAGGATGATAGTGGTTGCTTTTGAAAACGATTATGCTTTGAGAAGATATGCGCTTGCAGAAGCGAAAGGAGCATATGAAAAAATGAAAGAAGAGGATGAGGAAATAATATATGAAATTTTAAAAGAATTTAAAATAGAACATATGGATGGAAAAATACATTTCTCAGATTACTTGAAATATGCTCCCACTTGGGATTCAAAATGGAAACTGGTTAACAGGGAGATGAGCAAAGGATATGTAAAGCTTACAAAACAGGAAATTGCAAGAATTTTGCAGGAGGCAATAAGCAAGAAAATTTATCATGAACTGGCATATATGTATGCCCCACCAGAAATAAAGAAAATTTTCGGTGAAGAAATAAATTTGCTAAAAAATAAAATATCCTTCAAAAAAGAATTTAAAAAAGAGAAAAGCATATCAGATTTTCCTCCATGCATATCAAGTGTTATTTCTTCAATAAACTCTGGCAAGAATGTTCCTCATGTTGCAAGATTTACACTTGTTGCATTTTTAAATGAGATTGGAATGAGTGAAAAGGAAATACTCGCCCTTTTTTCAAAATCCCCTGATTTCAATGAAGAGAAAGCTCTGTATCAGATACACCATATAACAGGGAAAATATCAAGCACGGTTTATGCGGTGCCAAAATGCTCTACTATAAGAACATGGGGATTCTGTTTCCCGGATGAAAAATGTAAAGGAATATTTCATCCTCTAGTATATTATAGGAGGAAAAAATGA
- a CDS encoding 30S ribosomal protein S13 → MAEEKEFKYIVRIAATDIDGNKPVMYGLTKIKGINYMVANAILSYTGIDRRKRIGYLSDKEIEEISNAIGKINEWLPPWMKNRRKDLYSGEDLHLIGSEIDLIKREDINLLKKIRAYRGIRHERGLPVRGQRTRSHKRTGLTVGVIRKKELAKKREEGKEEKK, encoded by the coding sequence ATGGCTGAAGAAAAGGAATTTAAATATATAGTTAGGATAGCAGCGACAGATATAGACGGAAACAAACCAGTAATGTATGGACTCACAAAAATAAAGGGAATAAACTATATGGTGGCAAATGCAATCCTTTCATATACAGGAATAGATAGAAGAAAAAGAATTGGATATCTTTCAGATAAAGAGATAGAAGAAATAAGCAATGCAATAGGAAAAATAAATGAATGGCTACCTCCTTGGATGAAAAACAGGAGAAAGGATTTATATTCTGGAGAGGATTTGCACTTAATTGGCTCTGAAATAGATTTGATTAAGAGAGAAGATATAAACTTGCTTAAGAAGATAAGGGCTTATCGTGGAATCAGACATGAAAGAGGTTTGCCTGTAAGAGGACAAAGAACAAGGAGTCATAAAAGGACTGGTTTAACTGTTGGAGTTATAAGGAAGAAGGAATTGGCTAAGAAGAGGGAAGAAGGAAAAGAGGAAAAGAAGTGA
- a CDS encoding 30S ribosomal protein S4, with amino-acid sequence MGDPKFPRKKYETPSHPWQAERIEREKEIVQKYGLMKKREIWRAETILRKVREQARRLRARAGERQAEKEKEALLKKLYNLGILPENATLEDVLALNVEHILGRRLQTLVYLHGLARNPKQARQLIVHGHIAIDEKKVTIPSYLVRRSEEDKISYSQKSPLNNELHPARPKKEEILVAKKLAKEAPKEV; translated from the coding sequence ATGGGAGACCCTAAATTTCCAAGAAAAAAATATGAAACACCTTCCCATCCCTGGCAGGCGGAAAGAATAGAAAGAGAAAAGGAAATCGTGCAAAAATATGGACTGATGAAAAAAAGGGAAATATGGCGAGCGGAAACAATATTGAGGAAAGTAAGAGAGCAGGCAAGAAGGCTCAGGGCGAGGGCGGGTGAGAGGCAGGCGGAAAAAGAAAAAGAGGCTTTGCTGAAAAAATTATATAATCTTGGCATTCTTCCAGAAAATGCAACACTTGAAGATGTTCTGGCCTTAAATGTAGAGCATATACTGGGGAGGAGATTGCAAACACTTGTATATCTCCATGGACTGGCAAGAAACCCAAAACAAGCTCGCCAGTTAATTGTTCATGGCCACATAGCAATTGATGAAAAGAAGGTAACAATCCCCTCTTATTTAGTTAGAAGGAGTGAGGAAGATAAAATTTCATATTCGCAAAAATCTCCTTTAAATAATGAACTGCATCCCGCTCGTCCTAAGAAAGAAGAGATTTTAGTGGCAAAAAAATTAGCAAAAGAAGCTCCAAAGGAGGTGTAA
- a CDS encoding 30S ribosomal protein S11 encodes MGKWGIAHIFSSHNNTIITVTDITGAETLAKCSGGMVVKSDKDEPSPYAAMVAAQRVAEELKEKGIDSLHIKVRGIGRGRSKSPGPGAQAAIRALARAGFKIGRIEDVTPLPHDGCREKGGKRGRRV; translated from the coding sequence ATGGGAAAATGGGGAATCGCACACATTTTTTCATCGCATAATAACACAATAATTACAGTTACAGATATAACAGGAGCGGAGACACTTGCAAAATGCTCTGGAGGAATGGTTGTAAAATCAGATAAAGACGAGCCATCACCATATGCAGCAATGGTCGCTGCCCAGAGAGTTGCAGAAGAGCTAAAAGAAAAGGGAATAGATTCATTACATATAAAGGTAAGAGGAATAGGAAGAGGAAGGAGCAAGAGCCCTGGCCCAGGGGCGCAGGCAGCAATCAGGGCGCTGGCGAGGGCGGGCTTTAAGATAGGGAGAATAGAAGATGTCACGCCTTTGCCACATGATGGATGTAGGGAAAAGGGAGGAAAGCGCGGGAGAAGAGTATGA
- a CDS encoding DNA-directed RNA polymerase subunit D — MKLSFLELQDNYAKILFEDTTPHFVNAIRRTLISDIPKLAIENVKIYDNTSALFDEIIAHRLAMIPLPTKLDLLVPRSECTCDGKGCPSCTVHYTLSKEGGGTVYSGDLRAEDPMWEVIDKNIPIVRLIKNQRLILEAEAILGTGKEHAKWQAICGIGYKYYPIIDIGEKCNLCGECIKACPRNILEIKGDKIIVKNEIDCTLCKSCEEVCKIGAIKVEGDEKRIIMQYETDGSISAKEALKETLKILREKYEELEKIL; from the coding sequence ATGAAGCTTTCATTTCTCGAGCTACAAGATAATTATGCAAAAATTTTATTTGAGGACACAACACCTCACTTTGTAAATGCTATAAGAAGGACTCTTATTTCAGACATTCCGAAGCTTGCGATAGAAAATGTGAAAATTTATGACAATACCTCTGCCCTTTTTGATGAAATAATTGCCCACCGCCTTGCTATGATACCTCTCCCAACAAAACTTGATTTACTTGTTCCTAGAAGCGAGTGCACATGCGATGGTAAAGGATGTCCCTCATGCACTGTTCATTATACTCTTAGCAAAGAAGGAGGAGGAACTGTTTATTCTGGTGACTTAAGAGCGGAGGACCCGATGTGGGAGGTTATTGATAAAAATATTCCAATTGTAAGACTGATAAAAAATCAGCGCCTCATACTTGAGGCGGAAGCAATACTCGGCACAGGAAAGGAGCACGCAAAATGGCAGGCGATATGTGGAATAGGATACAAATATTATCCAATAATTGATATAGGGGAGAAATGCAATTTATGCGGTGAATGCATTAAAGCATGCCCAAGGAATATACTTGAAATTAAAGGCGACAAAATTATAGTCAAAAATGAAATAGATTGCACTCTTTGCAAAAGTTGCGAAGAAGTGTGCAAGATAGGGGCTATAAAAGTGGAAGGAGACGAAAAAAGGATAATAATGCAATATGAAACAGATGGTTCAATATCTGCAAAAGAAGCATTGAAAGAGACATTAAAAATATTGAGAGAAAAATACGAAGAACTTGAGAAAATTTTATAA
- a CDS encoding NAD+ synthase — MLNINEEEVLNVILNFIREYKEKSMRDKIVIGLSGGVDSSLVAKLATMAIGKENVHAIFLPDISTPLEDFEHARFMAKSLKISYKVIDLSPMIHSITNACGEMDEITLGNIKARLRMIFLYQFANSKNALVCGASNKTELMVGYFTKYGDGASDILPIGDLYKTQVYQLARYVGIPEEILKKPPTAGLWKGQTDEKELGISYEKLDKILYGLERQKSFDEIAKIAGVAIEEVKRIYEMVKRTEHKRRLPVIPKISFRTIGIDWRFPL; from the coding sequence ATGCTAAATATAAATGAAGAAGAAGTCCTCAATGTTATATTGAACTTCATAAGGGAATATAAGGAAAAGAGTATGAGAGATAAAATTGTTATTGGTCTATCTGGTGGTGTAGATTCATCTCTTGTTGCAAAATTAGCTACAATGGCAATAGGAAAAGAAAATGTTCATGCTATTTTCCTTCCAGATATTTCAACTCCTCTTGAAGATTTTGAGCACGCCCGCTTTATGGCAAAAAGTTTGAAGATATCCTATAAAGTTATTGATTTATCTCCAATGATTCATTCAATAACAAATGCATGCGGTGAAATGGATGAAATTACTTTAGGAAACATAAAAGCAAGACTCAGGATGATATTTCTTTATCAATTTGCAAATTCAAAAAATGCCCTTGTCTGCGGGGCATCAAATAAAACAGAGCTTATGGTTGGATATTTTACCAAATATGGGGATGGGGCAAGCGACATCCTTCCAATAGGTGATTTATATAAAACACAGGTATATCAACTTGCTAGATATGTTGGGATACCAGAAGAAATATTGAAAAAACCACCCACCGCAGGCCTATGGAAGGGCCAGACAGATGAAAAAGAGCTTGGTATATCTTATGAAAAACTGGATAAAATATTATATGGATTAGAAAGACAGAAAAGCTTTGATGAAATAGCAAAGATAGCAGGCGTGGCCATTGAGGAAGTTAAAAGGATATATGAAATGGTAAAAAGAACAGAGCACAAAAGAAGACTACCAGTTATTCCAAAAATATCATTTCGCACAATAGGCATTGATTGGAGATTTCCTTTATAA
- a CDS encoding carbon-nitrogen hydrolase family protein, with translation MKICAVSMNPKLMDKKKNIEKMEKFIKKNEAELYVFGEMSLTGYLCREEIFSLAEGKDGKSIERIQEICEEKGVIFGMPIEERKGIIYNSAVFVKPDSVDIYNKNFLANFGPFEEKFYFSPGKTLPVFNFKGWKIGIVICYDIFFPELVKGMALKGADLIVCISASPSTTRKQFENVLPARAIENTVFICYSNLVGEENGLSFWGGSRVYKPNGEMINKTEYFKEESILCEIDMNELKEARISRPILRDTTSDIFLELYNISRFKEVFNEYVKIGIEMGEKAKKEMKISEVDLYGNEDIAFGIKIATGCKVNLYKSNEIKAIFKGDREIEIKPENIKTF, from the coding sequence ATGAAAATTTGCGCAGTTAGCATGAATCCAAAATTGATGGATAAGAAGAAGAATATAGAAAAAATGGAGAAATTTATAAAAAAGAATGAAGCAGAGCTATATGTTTTTGGGGAAATGTCTTTAACCGGCTATTTATGCAGGGAGGAAATTTTTTCCCTTGCGGAGGGGAAAGACGGGAAATCAATAGAAAGAATTCAGGAAATATGCGAGGAAAAAGGAGTAATTTTTGGAATGCCTATTGAGGAAAGAAAAGGAATTATATATAATTCCGCTGTTTTTGTTAAGCCAGATAGTGTGGATATATATAATAAAAATTTTCTTGCAAATTTCGGACCATTTGAGGAAAAATTCTATTTTTCTCCTGGCAAAACCCTGCCTGTTTTCAATTTCAAGGGATGGAAGATAGGAATTGTTATATGTTATGATATTTTCTTCCCTGAGCTAGTGAAGGGAATGGCATTAAAAGGAGCAGACTTGATTGTATGTATATCCGCATCACCCTCCACTACAAGAAAGCAATTTGAAAATGTTCTCCCCGCAAGAGCAATAGAAAATACCGTATTTATCTGTTATTCAAATCTTGTTGGAGAGGAAAATGGCTTATCTTTCTGGGGAGGAAGCAGAGTATATAAGCCTAATGGAGAAATGATAAATAAAACAGAATATTTCAAGGAAGAAAGCATATTATGTGAAATTGATATGAATGAATTAAAGGAGGCAAGAATTTCACGTCCTATACTCAGAGATACAACTTCAGATATATTCCTTGAATTATATAATATTTCACGCTTTAAAGAGGTTTTCAATGAATACGTAAAAATCGGTATTGAAATGGGAGAAAAAGCTAAAAAAGAGATGAAAATAAGCGAGGTTGATTTATATGGAAATGAAGATATAGCATTTGGAATAAAAATTGCAACAGGTTGCAAGGTAAATTTATATAAGAGTAATGAAATAAAAGCAATATTTAAAGGTGACAGGGAAATTGAAATAAAGCCTGAAAACATCAAAACTTTTTAA
- the ftsZ gene encoding cell division protein FtsZ, producing the protein MKKFIEDVLARDDVVNPELNAEEEKLLQEKNKELEEILAGLKTNIKVVGCGGAGTNTIERCYEAKIYGAHLIALNTDAQHLLHAKVPYKMLIGRHITKGFGAGALPERGREAAMESESDIRKILEGADIVFVTCGLGGGTGTGSAPVVARIAKELGALTLCIVTMPFSVEGRIRRENAEMGLARLKEVSDTVIVIPNDKLLELVPRLPLNKAFKVADEILMRSIKGITEMITKPGLVNVDFADLKTIMKRGGVAMIGLGESDSDNRCIDAVNEALSSPLLEVDISDATGALINVIGGEDMTIKEAEGVVEEVYSRINPDAVIIWGAGIDPNLKGTVKVMVVLTGVKSKQIYGPQREEEKPFGIDMIR; encoded by the coding sequence ATGAAAAAATTCATAGAAGATGTGCTTGCAAGGGATGATGTGGTAAATCCTGAATTAAATGCAGAAGAAGAGAAGTTACTTCAGGAGAAAAATAAGGAGCTGGAAGAAATCCTCGCTGGACTGAAAACAAACATAAAAGTTGTTGGATGCGGAGGAGCGGGAACAAACACAATAGAAAGATGTTACGAGGCAAAAATATATGGAGCACACCTTATAGCATTAAACACCGATGCCCAGCACTTGCTCCATGCAAAAGTTCCTTACAAAATGTTGATAGGAAGGCATATAACAAAAGGATTCGGAGCGGGAGCTCTGCCAGAGAGAGGAAGAGAAGCTGCCATGGAAAGCGAGAGCGACATAAGAAAAATTCTTGAAGGAGCGGACATAGTATTTGTCACATGCGGGCTCGGCGGGGGCACTGGCACGGGCTCCGCCCCGGTGGTGGCGAGGATTGCCAAGGAGCTGGGGGCATTAACGCTGTGCATAGTTACGATGCCTTTCAGTGTTGAAGGAAGGATAAGGAGAGAGAATGCGGAAATGGGACTTGCACGCCTTAAGGAGGTTTCTGATACCGTAATTGTTATACCGAATGATAAACTGCTTGAGCTTGTTCCAAGATTGCCGTTGAATAAAGCGTTTAAGGTGGCGGATGAAATATTGATGAGGAGTATAAAGGGAATTACAGAAATGATTACAAAACCCGGCCTTGTAAATGTTGATTTTGCGGACTTGAAGACAATAATGAAGCGCGGAGGAGTTGCTATGATTGGGCTAGGTGAATCTGATAGCGATAACAGATGCATAGATGCGGTAAATGAGGCATTGTCTTCGCCTCTTCTTGAAGTAGATATAAGCGATGCAACAGGTGCCCTTATAAATGTTATAGGTGGAGAAGATATGACAATAAAAGAGGCGGAGGGAGTGGTGGAAGAGGTTTATTCAAGAATAAATCCTGATGCGGTAATAATATGGGGGGCGGGAATAGATCCAAATCTTAAGGGCACAGTGAAAGTAATGGTTGTTTTAACAGGAGTAAAATCAAAGCAAATATATGGTCCTCAGAGAGAAGAAGAAAAACCATTTGGAATAGATATGATAAGATGA